A genomic region of Psychrobacter sp. M13 contains the following coding sequences:
- a CDS encoding methylenetetrahydrofolate reductase, whose product MSKPAFSFEFFPAKSEVGHEKLLGTYDELNKLAPGYFSVTYGAGGSTRSRTLKIVKELCARGTTPVAPHISCIGDDKHEVAELLELYKSLGIDRLVALRGDLPSGQVGMGQLPFALDLVKFIREHSGDHFHIEVAAYPEMHPQAKSFLFDIENLVNKYKAGANAAITQFFYNADSYLYLRDALEQRGIDMDTQPLVAGIMPITNSSNLMRFADSCGADIPRYIRKQLADFGDDRTAIREFGFEVVHRLCERLISEGVPAMHFYSMNKVNPNKRLVESLGLVPELLV is encoded by the coding sequence GTGAGTAAGCCTGCTTTCTCTTTTGAATTTTTTCCTGCAAAGTCGGAAGTTGGCCATGAAAAGCTGCTTGGCACTTACGATGAGCTAAACAAGCTAGCACCAGGGTACTTTTCAGTCACTTATGGCGCTGGCGGCTCTACTCGTAGTCGTACGCTAAAGATCGTCAAGGAGTTGTGTGCGCGTGGCACGACTCCTGTGGCGCCGCACATCTCCTGTATTGGCGATGATAAACACGAGGTTGCCGAGCTATTAGAACTCTATAAAAGCTTAGGCATTGATCGATTGGTTGCGTTGCGTGGCGATTTGCCCTCAGGTCAAGTGGGTATGGGTCAGCTACCTTTTGCCCTAGATTTGGTCAAGTTCATTCGTGAGCATTCAGGAGATCATTTCCATATCGAAGTCGCTGCCTACCCTGAGATGCATCCGCAAGCCAAAAGCTTTTTGTTCGATATTGAGAATCTAGTTAATAAGTACAAGGCTGGCGCTAATGCTGCTATTACTCAGTTCTTTTATAATGCGGATAGCTACTTATATTTGCGTGATGCCTTAGAGCAACGTGGTATCGATATGGACACACAGCCATTGGTTGCTGGTATTATGCCCATTACTAACTCTAGCAATTTAATGCGCTTTGCCGATAGCTGTGGTGCTGATATACCGCGTTATATACGCAAGCAGCTTGCTGATTTTGGCGATGACCGCACGGCTATTCGCGAGTTTGGCTTTGAGGTAGTCCATCGTTTGTGTGAGCGTTTGATATCTGAAGGTGTGCCTGCCATGCACTTTTATAGCATGAACAAAGTCAATCCTAACAAGCGCTTAGTTGAGTCTTTAGGACTAGTGCCTGAGTTACTCGTATAA
- the ahcY gene encoding adenosylhomocysteinase produces MDAVSNIPSVHTIDPTFTDYKVADISLAEYGRREITLAEAEMPALMGLRRRYEADQPLQGAKIVGCIHMTIQTAVLIETLIALGAEVRWTSCNIFSTQDHAAAAVAAAGTPVFAWKGETDAEYEWCLRQQIFVGGEESGQLWDANLILDDGGDLTALIHNEYPQMLDIIHGISEETTTGVHRLIEMLNQGTLKVPAINVNDAVTKSKNDNKYGCRHSLNDAIKRGTDMFLAGRRALVIGYGDVGKGSAQSLRQEGMIVRVSEVDPICAMQACMDGYEVLSPYIDGDNTGGAEGINTRLLEDTDMIVTTTGNYHVCDKHMLAALKPGAVVCNIGHFDTEIDTQFMRDNWRWEEVKPQVHQIFRSEDVNDYLILLAEGRLVNLGNATGHPSRVMDGSFANQVLAQMYLFEEKFAQLPVDERFDNLYVRVLPKKLDEEVAAAMVAGFNGTLTKLTTKQAEYLGVPVEGPFKPEAYKY; encoded by the coding sequence ATGGACGCAGTGTCTAATATCCCATCTGTCCATACGATCGACCCCACTTTCACTGATTATAAAGTTGCTGACATTAGCTTAGCAGAATATGGTCGCCGCGAAATCACTCTTGCTGAAGCCGAAATGCCAGCCCTAATGGGTTTGCGTCGTCGCTACGAAGCCGATCAGCCATTACAGGGCGCGAAGATCGTCGGCTGTATTCACATGACTATCCAAACTGCTGTGCTTATCGAGACGCTAATCGCGCTTGGGGCCGAAGTGCGCTGGACTTCATGCAATATTTTCTCAACCCAAGACCATGCTGCTGCTGCTGTCGCTGCTGCTGGCACGCCCGTATTCGCTTGGAAGGGTGAGACGGACGCGGAGTACGAATGGTGCTTACGTCAGCAAATCTTTGTAGGCGGTGAAGAGTCAGGTCAACTTTGGGATGCCAACTTAATCCTAGATGATGGCGGTGATTTAACGGCACTTATTCATAACGAGTATCCGCAAATGCTGGATATCATTCATGGTATCTCTGAAGAGACTACCACTGGTGTACATCGTTTAATCGAGATGTTGAATCAAGGCACGCTAAAAGTACCTGCTATCAACGTCAACGATGCGGTTACTAAGTCTAAAAACGACAACAAATACGGCTGCCGTCATAGCTTAAATGATGCGATCAAACGCGGTACGGATATGTTCCTCGCTGGTCGTCGCGCTTTAGTGATCGGTTATGGTGATGTTGGTAAAGGTTCAGCCCAGAGCTTACGTCAAGAAGGCATGATCGTACGCGTATCAGAAGTCGATCCTATCTGTGCGATGCAGGCTTGTATGGATGGCTATGAAGTATTATCACCCTATATCGATGGCGATAACACTGGCGGTGCTGAAGGCATCAATACCCGTCTGCTAGAAGATACGGACATGATTGTTACTACAACGGGTAACTACCATGTGTGTGACAAACACATGCTAGCGGCTCTAAAGCCTGGCGCTGTGGTCTGCAACATCGGTCATTTCGATACCGAAATCGATACCCAATTCATGCGTGACAACTGGCGCTGGGAAGAAGTTAAGCCACAAGTGCATCAAATCTTCCGCTCAGAAGATGTTAATGATTATCTCATTCTGCTTGCTGAAGGTCGTCTAGTCAATTTAGGTAATGCAACGGGTCACCCATCACGCGTGATGGACGGCTCATTCGCTAACCAAGTACTAGCGCAGATGTATCTGTTCGAAGAAAAATTCGCTCAGCTACCCGTCGATGAGCGTTTTGACAACTTATACGTCAGAGTACTACCGAAGAAGCTTGATGAAGAAGTTGCTGCCGCTATGGTTGCCGGCTTCAACGGTACGCTGACTAAGCTCACCACTAAGCAAGCTGAATACTTAGGTGTGCCTGTTGAAGGTCCGTTCAAACCTGAAGCTTATAAATACTAA
- a CDS encoding TonB-dependent siderophore receptor: protein MVLSSFNTYLRLCILGALSVSAMNATAATIDLIAVGDDGLPQVELDEIVVTATRTPTKISNTIAQTRVINSEELQQFQGQSVIEVLKRQPGFSYYGNGGMDKKSNFYMRGYDGKQILVLIDGIRYSSLNDGSATLNLLPADQIERIEILYGASGSSIYGADAMGGVIQVFTKGNNVDRSNFSVTAGIGSNAQYLYGASAQLANTNGTSLSLSASHNETNGINATLPTNTFNYNEDDDGFESNNFSIALNQRINEQWLAGASALYSKSTSEFDSGAQDAYTDQENGAAQVFIDWRYLPSSSIKLQYGYAMDSINTKSNFSSVYDSKQDQVSLLGQHQLPVGQGIYGLEYLKQDLESTVYDDANDRDVKSAFLGYVLANNQFDAQANLRFDDNSQYGNETTYNLGGAYNFNTNFRIGASYAKGFRAPSFYDIYSGTESNIDLKAETSDNYEAFIEYDTLMQSTRLTGYQNKVDDLINFVARYDDDNNYIGGNSQNIEEAKIKGLTLTSDWEIDSYLFGGSYDYQKAKDNSGGANDGNFLPIRPEHKGLVYIGYRLPSLDIRAEYQYVDDYYYSISNADSQLVDSYGLLNISGNYQLTDNLSMTARLNNITNEKYVTAPNYNTDGTNFFTSLTYNWY from the coding sequence ATGGTTTTGTCATCTTTCAACACTTACTTAAGATTGTGTATTTTAGGTGCGCTTAGCGTCTCTGCTATGAATGCTACAGCAGCAACGATTGATTTGATAGCTGTTGGTGATGATGGCCTGCCACAGGTTGAGCTTGATGAAATCGTCGTTACCGCTACGCGCACACCGACCAAAATTAGCAATACGATTGCGCAAACGCGTGTCATTAACAGTGAAGAGCTGCAACAATTTCAAGGTCAAAGTGTAATAGAAGTTTTAAAGCGCCAGCCAGGGTTTAGTTACTATGGCAACGGAGGTATGGATAAAAAAAGTAATTTTTATATGCGCGGCTATGACGGTAAGCAAATTTTAGTCCTTATTGATGGTATTCGTTATAGCTCATTAAATGATGGTAGCGCAACGCTCAATTTATTACCTGCTGATCAAATTGAGCGTATTGAAATATTATACGGAGCCTCAGGTTCAAGCATTTATGGCGCTGATGCTATGGGCGGCGTTATTCAAGTATTTACTAAAGGCAATAATGTAGACAGAAGTAACTTTTCTGTTACAGCTGGTATTGGCTCAAATGCTCAATACCTTTATGGTGCTAGCGCTCAGCTTGCCAATACTAATGGCACATCTTTGAGCTTGTCAGCCAGCCATAATGAAACGAATGGCATAAACGCAACACTACCAACAAATACTTTTAATTACAATGAAGACGATGACGGTTTCGAGAGCAATAACTTTAGTATTGCTCTCAATCAACGCATTAATGAGCAATGGCTTGCAGGCGCTAGTGCCTTATATAGCAAGTCGACCTCTGAATTTGATTCAGGTGCTCAAGATGCCTACACAGATCAGGAAAATGGTGCAGCTCAAGTATTTATTGACTGGCGTTACCTGCCAAGCTCTTCAATAAAGCTACAATACGGCTATGCTATGGATAGCATAAACACTAAAAGCAACTTTAGTAGTGTTTATGATAGCAAGCAAGATCAAGTCAGCTTGTTAGGACAACACCAGCTACCCGTTGGGCAAGGTATATATGGACTTGAATACTTAAAACAGGATCTTGAATCTACTGTATATGATGATGCCAATGATCGCGATGTAAAAAGCGCCTTCTTAGGTTATGTATTGGCCAATAATCAATTTGATGCGCAGGCTAATTTACGTTTTGATGATAATTCACAATATGGAAACGAGACTACATATAACTTAGGTGGTGCTTATAACTTCAATACTAATTTTCGTATCGGTGCTAGCTATGCTAAAGGTTTCCGTGCTCCTAGCTTTTATGATATTTATTCTGGGACTGAAAGTAATATTGATTTAAAAGCTGAAACCAGTGATAATTATGAGGCTTTTATTGAGTATGATACTTTAATGCAAAGCACTCGATTGACAGGCTATCAAAATAAAGTTGATGATCTGATTAATTTTGTAGCTCGATACGATGATGATAATAACTATATTGGCGGCAATAGCCAAAATATTGAAGAAGCAAAAATAAAAGGGCTAACACTGACATCGGATTGGGAAATTGATAGCTATTTATTCGGTGGTAGCTATGACTATCAAAAAGCCAAAGATAATAGCGGTGGCGCTAATGATGGTAATTTTTTACCTATCCGTCCTGAACATAAAGGGTTAGTTTATATTGGTTATCGCTTACCAAGTCTAGACATTCGCGCTGAATACCAATACGTAGATGATTATTATTACAGTATTTCTAATGCTGATTCACAACTTGTTGATAGCTATGGTCTGCTTAATATTAGTGGAAATTATCAACTTACAGATAACTTATCGATGACTGCAAGATTAAATAATATCACTAACGAAAAGTATGTAACCGCGCCAAACTACAATACTGACGGCACTAACTTCTTTACCTCTTTAACCTATAACTGGTACTAA
- a CDS encoding mechanosensitive ion channel family protein, which yields MYLWLAILLLTTVLSLSPTSALAAEAGLLGIGSTNSEESVRTPIPDSFGRDTPRQTVQGFISALGENDYLLASNYLNLSKSDNPTIAVRQLKRALDTGGRFLPDLQLSNSPEGYLTDQLQPSQEKVGTINIDDKSVPIILERVVSEKGEQYWQFGTDTLTSIPEVLENTEPTLVSKYTFDSLEGTKLFGYQLTDLIAAILMTVSSFLLTYIAVWLLYHFLRIVYPYFRQEPLPLPDKIILPLSVVVMALMLSEIMVYAGISVTLREPINRFTEIASWLAITWLLLRIIDVLFTRAVNLSYKKNHTERVSILGLLRKVVKALLLIFAVIVIFGNLGFDLTTGIAALGVGGLALALGAQKTIENLVGSVVVVADSPVRIGDYCKFGTQEGTVIDIGIRSSRVRTLNRTVVTVPNGDFSSMQIENFNSRDMFHFLHNLYIKRSADIDVIFKMVNDLEKLLDEHELTNKEWNQAHILELRQDCYVIQLRAYVNALDVIEFYGKQDLLLVNILTQVKKYKVEHALPTQQLIVDQGELEHTSEKVDSSDDLPPEDDNNKSDVHSSIDNEHRLSSQSTNEKLSEKFSSVEHKNTKDDKQTDNVAKNKSGLSLNKFKKDKPKKSSGFRLAKHKFKHFKLSNKPKGKSNSLSIWNQPWH from the coding sequence GTGTATTTGTGGTTAGCTATATTACTACTAACGACAGTATTGAGTCTATCACCGACTAGCGCATTGGCTGCGGAGGCGGGTCTATTAGGTATTGGTAGCACAAACTCTGAGGAGAGCGTGCGCACACCGATACCAGACTCATTTGGTCGTGATACGCCGCGTCAGACGGTACAAGGGTTTATCAGCGCCTTAGGTGAAAACGACTATCTGCTGGCAAGTAATTATCTTAACTTGTCCAAATCCGATAACCCAACAATAGCGGTACGTCAGCTAAAGCGAGCCCTTGATACTGGGGGACGATTTTTACCTGATTTGCAGCTGAGCAATTCCCCTGAGGGTTATTTGACCGATCAGCTTCAGCCCAGTCAAGAAAAAGTCGGTACGATCAATATCGATGACAAGTCTGTACCTATCATATTAGAGCGAGTGGTCTCTGAGAAGGGCGAGCAGTATTGGCAGTTTGGAACTGATACCTTAACCTCGATACCTGAGGTATTAGAAAATACCGAACCCACTTTAGTTTCCAAATATACTTTTGACTCGTTAGAGGGTACTAAATTATTTGGTTATCAGTTGACAGACTTAATCGCTGCGATACTAATGACGGTAAGTAGTTTTTTATTAACTTATATTGCAGTATGGCTGTTATATCACTTTTTGAGGATTGTCTACCCTTACTTTCGCCAAGAGCCACTGCCGCTACCAGACAAAATAATATTGCCCTTATCAGTGGTTGTTATGGCGCTGATGCTGTCGGAGATTATGGTTTACGCTGGAATATCGGTAACCCTGCGAGAGCCGATTAATCGTTTTACGGAGATAGCATCGTGGCTAGCTATCACCTGGCTACTATTACGCATCATTGACGTTCTATTTACGCGTGCAGTCAATTTAAGCTATAAAAAGAATCACACCGAGCGGGTTTCAATTCTTGGACTGCTACGTAAAGTCGTCAAAGCATTGCTATTGATATTTGCGGTGATTGTGATCTTTGGTAATTTAGGGTTTGATCTGACCACAGGTATCGCCGCACTTGGGGTTGGTGGTCTGGCATTGGCATTGGGTGCACAAAAAACCATTGAGAACTTGGTCGGTAGTGTGGTCGTGGTAGCAGACTCGCCCGTGCGCATAGGGGATTACTGTAAGTTTGGGACTCAAGAAGGTACGGTCATCGATATTGGCATTCGCTCATCACGGGTACGTACTTTAAACCGTACCGTCGTCACGGTGCCCAATGGTGATTTCTCATCGATGCAAATTGAAAATTTTAACTCACGAGATATGTTTCACTTCTTGCATAATTTATATATTAAGCGAAGCGCTGATATTGACGTTATATTTAAAATGGTTAATGACTTAGAAAAGCTGCTAGATGAGCATGAGCTCACCAACAAAGAGTGGAATCAAGCCCACATTTTGGAGCTACGTCAAGACTGTTATGTGATTCAGCTACGGGCTTACGTTAACGCATTAGATGTTATAGAGTTTTATGGCAAGCAAGACTTGCTTTTGGTTAATATATTGACGCAGGTAAAAAAATATAAAGTTGAACATGCGCTGCCAACGCAGCAGCTCATTGTTGATCAAGGCGAGCTTGAGCACACTAGTGAAAAGGTAGATTCTAGTGATGATTTGCCACCTGAAGATGACAACAACAAATCTGATGTTCATAGCAGTATTGATAATGAGCATCGCCTCAGTAGTCAAAGTACCAATGAGAAGCTCAGTGAGAAGTTCAGTTCTGTTGAACATAAAAACACAAAGGATGATAAGCAGACCGATAACGTAGCAAAAAATAAAAGTGGCTTAAGTTTAAATAAATTTAAAAAGGATAAACCTAAAAAAAGCAGTGGCTTTCGACTAGCAAAACATAAATTTAAGCATTTTAAGCTTAGCAATAAACCTAAAGGCAAAAGTAACAGTCTCTCTATCTGGAATCAGCCATGGCACTGA
- a CDS encoding DNA-3-methyladenine glycosylase, with the protein MTVQTIKTLTELKAHITSLIAIEPRFAPIHEQVGVPSLRRNTGGFDQLMRTMVGQQLSVAAASSIWNRLVDADLTSPKTISQAEDDDLRAQGLSRQKIRYIRSLIEHDIDFIALEAMSDDEVIETLTQVIGIGRWTAQMYLLFSLGRADILAVDDLAIRVAAMEMLGLAERPTPKQLKLATQDWSPYRSAASLLLWSYYGKMRDRLAVPG; encoded by the coding sequence ATGACTGTGCAAACGATTAAAACCCTAACAGAGCTAAAAGCACATATTACCTCCCTCATCGCTATCGAACCTAGATTTGCACCAATACATGAACAAGTTGGCGTGCCAAGCTTACGACGTAATACGGGTGGTTTTGATCAACTCATGCGAACGATGGTCGGTCAACAGCTATCGGTTGCGGCGGCCAGTAGTATTTGGAACCGTTTAGTAGATGCTGATCTAACTTCCCCCAAAACTATAAGCCAAGCAGAAGATGATGATTTGAGGGCGCAAGGATTATCCAGACAAAAGATTCGCTACATTCGCTCATTGATTGAGCATGATATAGACTTTATAGCTCTAGAAGCTATGAGCGATGACGAGGTTATAGAAACTCTGACGCAGGTAATAGGCATTGGGCGCTGGACGGCTCAGATGTATCTGCTTTTCTCATTAGGACGCGCGGATATCTTAGCCGTTGATGATTTAGCCATTCGCGTTGCTGCAATGGAGATGCTAGGACTAGCGGAACGTCCAACGCCTAAGCAATTAAAACTTGCCACTCAAGACTGGTCACCTTATCGAAGTGCCGCAAGTCTACTGCTATGGTCGTACTATGGAAAAATGCGCGATCGTCTTGCAGTGCCAGGTTAA
- a CDS encoding Smr/MutS family protein, which produces MSNSLFSKEMQDQLKELKGQLTKGRDTTSPDGENEKPTEPVSLLTQKQVKKTVKQMDSEHVDDDKVLFMQAMHGVNQLEDKNVRSPADATKATKPDATTLSKRAAAQGGDVAELSVGLSDMQALLNPVAAESILSYKQPTLQNKVFTQLKQGKLRWYDAVDIHGCTIEEARAAVTQLLSQAKQNNETSVKIVHGKGSEAILKTCVNGWLRQLPEVLAFCSAPPKDGGNGAVLVLLKKTKTDEKDK; this is translated from the coding sequence ATGTCAAATTCTCTATTCTCAAAAGAAATGCAAGATCAGCTCAAAGAGTTAAAAGGTCAACTGACTAAAGGCCGTGATACTACCTCACCCGATGGTGAAAATGAAAAGCCAACTGAGCCTGTGTCACTACTCACCCAAAAGCAAGTCAAAAAAACCGTCAAGCAGATGGATAGCGAACATGTCGATGATGACAAAGTGCTCTTTATGCAAGCGATGCACGGCGTCAATCAATTGGAAGATAAAAACGTACGTTCCCCTGCTGATGCTACAAAAGCGACTAAACCTGATGCCACAACTCTATCAAAACGTGCAGCTGCTCAAGGTGGCGATGTCGCTGAGTTAAGCGTAGGTCTATCTGATATGCAAGCGCTACTCAATCCAGTCGCTGCTGAATCCATCTTGTCTTACAAGCAACCAACGCTACAAAACAAAGTATTTACTCAGCTTAAGCAAGGTAAGTTGCGCTGGTATGATGCGGTCGATATTCATGGCTGTACTATTGAAGAAGCGCGCGCTGCTGTGACTCAACTGCTGTCTCAAGCCAAACAAAATAATGAAACATCCGTCAAAATTGTCCATGGCAAAGGCTCTGAGGCTATCCTAAAAACTTGCGTTAATGGCTGGTTGCGTCAATTGCCAGAAGTATTAGCGTTTTGTTCAGCGCCACCAAAAGATGGTGGTAATGGTGCGGTTCTAGTACTGCTTAAAAAAACTAAAACTGATGAAAAAGATAAGTAA
- the trpC gene encoding indole-3-glycerol phosphate synthase TrpC yields the protein MTNTTDPNSTIPSVLQRIVATKIEEVSAAKAILSLSDLKAQVAADKRARRGFATALRLANLGVIAEIKKASPSKGVINHNFDPALFAQQYEQASANCLSVLTDRDYFQGDDSYLLQAHNNCNLPVLRKDFMIDAYQIYQSYLLGADCVLLIMACLDDAQVHELHALSVELGMDVLIEIHTFDELERALRLPYSHHNIYGINNRDLNTFNVDLQHSIKLKNALSTGLKDKTSDIPLIVTESGIDNASDVTLMKNQGFQHFLIGEQFMKTDHPGQALQSLLASVAAQR from the coding sequence ATGACCAATACTACCGATCCAAATTCTACCATTCCCTCAGTATTACAACGTATAGTCGCTACCAAAATTGAAGAAGTGTCTGCTGCAAAAGCTATATTATCTTTATCCGATTTAAAAGCGCAAGTGGCTGCTGATAAGCGTGCGCGTCGCGGCTTTGCCACTGCCCTACGTTTAGCAAATCTAGGGGTCATTGCTGAAATCAAAAAGGCCTCACCTTCTAAAGGTGTTATCAATCATAACTTTGACCCTGCCTTATTTGCGCAGCAGTATGAGCAAGCAAGCGCTAACTGTCTATCAGTCTTGACGGATCGAGACTACTTCCAAGGTGATGATAGCTATCTATTACAGGCGCATAATAACTGTAATCTACCTGTATTGCGTAAAGACTTTATGATTGATGCTTATCAGATTTATCAGTCCTATTTGCTCGGTGCTGATTGTGTTTTATTGATTATGGCCTGCTTGGATGATGCGCAAGTACATGAGCTGCATGCCCTAAGTGTCGAGCTGGGTATGGATGTTTTAATTGAGATTCATACCTTTGATGAGCTTGAGCGCGCCCTACGCTTGCCTTACTCTCATCACAATATTTATGGCATTAACAATCGAGACCTCAATACTTTTAATGTTGACTTGCAGCATTCTATCAAACTTAAAAACGCACTAAGTACAGGTCTAAAAGACAAAACATCGGATATACCCTTGATCGTCACTGAAAGCGGTATCGATAACGCTAGTGATGTAACGTTAATGAAAAATCAAGGCTTTCAGCACTTTTTGATTGGTGAGCAGTTTATGAAAACCGATCATCCAGGTCAGGCGTTACAATCCTTACTTGCGAGCGTGGCGGCACAAAGGTAA
- the trpD gene encoding anthranilate phosphoribosyltransferase, with protein sequence MSTTALSSASKNAKATPESIAQRSDEQLHKLLAVALDHILQRIDLTFDEMREVMLIIMQGKCSNAMMGAILTGLRMKGESIDEITAAASAMRDLAANIAPKGNYLVDIVGTGGDGANLFNVSTASALVAAAAGAQVAKHGNRGVSTKSGSSDLLEQAGISLALSPEQALDCIENQGIGFLFAPNHHSAMRYANPVRRELKARTIFNILGPLTNPAGVPNLVIGVFSPQLCEPIAKVMQNLGARHVMVVGSKDGLDEISLATSTTVAELKDGEISVYELTPEDAGIESQTLIGLDVDSPQQSLQLICAALSGDETHDRSVLKARDMIALNAGAAIYTAGLASNYANGVSRAQAVIQNGSALLKLESLATHTQHLAAQA encoded by the coding sequence ATGAGTACTACTGCCCTCTCAAGCGCTAGCAAAAACGCTAAAGCTACTCCAGAAAGTATCGCCCAACGCTCGGATGAACAACTTCATAAGCTATTAGCCGTAGCGCTAGATCATATCTTACAACGTATTGACTTGACCTTTGATGAGATGCGTGAGGTTATGCTGATTATTATGCAAGGCAAATGCAGCAATGCGATGATGGGCGCGATTTTGACAGGCTTACGTATGAAAGGCGAGTCTATCGATGAGATCACCGCCGCTGCCAGTGCCATGCGTGATTTGGCCGCCAATATAGCACCAAAGGGCAATTACCTAGTCGATATCGTTGGTACTGGCGGCGATGGTGCTAATCTATTTAATGTATCAACCGCCTCAGCATTAGTTGCGGCAGCGGCGGGTGCACAAGTCGCTAAGCATGGCAATCGCGGCGTCTCTACTAAGTCTGGCAGCTCAGATTTGCTAGAGCAAGCAGGTATTAGCTTGGCTTTATCACCTGAGCAAGCGCTTGATTGTATCGAAAATCAAGGGATAGGATTCTTATTTGCACCTAATCACCACAGTGCTATGCGCTATGCTAATCCTGTGCGTCGTGAGCTAAAAGCGCGGACCATCTTCAATATACTGGGGCCATTAACCAATCCTGCTGGCGTGCCAAATTTAGTGATAGGCGTGTTTAGCCCGCAGCTATGTGAGCCTATCGCCAAAGTTATGCAGAATCTAGGGGCGCGTCACGTGATGGTCGTCGGATCAAAAGATGGTTTGGATGAGATAAGCTTGGCAACCTCGACGACCGTCGCAGAATTAAAAGACGGTGAGATAAGTGTCTATGAGCTAACCCCTGAAGATGCTGGTATCGAGTCACAAACCCTAATAGGCCTCGATGTCGACTCTCCACAGCAAAGCTTACAGCTAATTTGTGCCGCTTTATCTGGTGATGAGACCCATGATCGATCAGTGCTAAAAGCCCGTGACATGATTGCGCTTAATGCAGGTGCCGCTATCTATACGGCTGGACTTGCCAGCAATTATGCCAACGGCGTAAGTCGCGCTCAAGCCGTTATTCAAAATGGTAGTGCTCTCTTAAAGCTTGAGTCATTAGCGACTCATACTCAACATTTAGCTGCACAAGCTTAG